The following proteins are encoded in a genomic region of Methylibium petroleiphilum PM1:
- a CDS encoding NADH-quinone oxidoreductase subunit C: protein MDHKIDLLQPALEAALAGKIQALVRDRGELTLTVTAADYLAVCTTLRDHAELKLEQLIDLCGLDYSSYKDGAGSPYTEGPRYCVVLHLLSVSKNWRLRLKVFCADDGLPVVPSVNEIWAAANWFEREAFDLYGIVFEGHADLRRILTDYGFIGHPFRKDFPTTGHVEMRYDAEQRRVIYQPVTIEPREITPRIIREDNYGGLH, encoded by the coding sequence ATGGACCACAAAATCGACCTCCTGCAGCCGGCCCTCGAAGCCGCACTGGCCGGCAAGATCCAGGCGCTGGTGCGCGATCGCGGCGAACTGACACTGACGGTGACGGCCGCCGACTATCTGGCCGTGTGCACGACGCTGCGCGATCATGCCGAGCTGAAGCTCGAGCAGCTGATCGACCTGTGCGGTCTCGACTACTCGTCCTACAAGGACGGCGCGGGCTCGCCCTACACCGAAGGCCCGCGCTACTGCGTCGTGCTGCACCTGCTGTCGGTCAGCAAGAACTGGCGCCTGCGGCTCAAGGTGTTCTGCGCCGACGACGGGTTGCCCGTCGTGCCGTCAGTCAACGAGATCTGGGCTGCCGCAAACTGGTTCGAGCGCGAGGCCTTCGATCTCTACGGCATCGTGTTCGAGGGCCATGCTGACCTGCGCCGCATTCTCACCGACTACGGCTTCATCGGTCATCCGTTCCGCAAGGATTTCCCGACCACCGGGCACGTGGAGATGCGCTACGACGCCGAGCAGCGTCGCGTGATCTACCAGCCTGTCACGATCGAGCCGCGCGAGATCACGCCGCGCATCATCCGCGAGGACAACTACGGCGGTCTGCACTGA
- a CDS encoding NADH-quinone oxidoreductase subunit D, producing MAEIKNYTLNFGPQHPAAHGVLRLILELDGEVIQRADPHIGLLHRATEKLAESKTYIQSLPYMDRLDYVSMMCNEHAYCLAIEKLLGVDVPVRAQYIRVMFSEITRILNHLLWIGAHGLDCGAMNILIYAFREREDLFDMYEAVSGARMHAAYFRPGGVYRDLPDTMPQYRVSKIRNAKALAKMNENRQGSLLDFIEDFCRRFPKNVDDYETLLTDNRIWKQRTVGIGVVTPERALNLGFTGPMLRGSGIAWDLRKTQPYDVYDRVDFDIPVGAGGDCYDRYLVRVEELRQSNRIIQQCAAWLRANPGPVITDNHKVAAPGRVDMKSNMEELIHHFKLFTEGFHVPEGEAYAAVEHPKGEFGIYLVSDGANKPYRLKIRAPGFAHLAAMDEMSRGHMIADAVAVIGTMDIVFGEIDR from the coding sequence ATGGCCGAGATCAAGAACTACACCCTCAATTTCGGGCCGCAGCATCCGGCGGCCCACGGCGTCCTGCGCCTGATCCTCGAGCTCGACGGCGAGGTGATCCAGCGCGCAGATCCGCACATCGGCCTGCTGCACCGCGCGACCGAGAAGCTCGCGGAGAGCAAGACCTACATCCAGTCGCTGCCCTACATGGACCGTCTCGACTACGTGTCCATGATGTGCAACGAGCACGCCTACTGCCTGGCGATCGAGAAGCTGCTCGGCGTCGATGTGCCGGTCCGTGCCCAGTACATCCGCGTGATGTTCTCCGAGATCACGCGCATCCTGAACCACCTGCTGTGGATCGGCGCTCACGGTCTCGACTGCGGTGCGATGAACATCCTCATCTACGCCTTCCGCGAGCGCGAGGACCTGTTCGACATGTACGAGGCGGTGTCGGGTGCGCGCATGCACGCGGCCTACTTCCGTCCGGGCGGCGTGTACCGCGACCTGCCGGACACCATGCCGCAATACCGGGTCTCGAAGATCCGCAACGCCAAGGCACTGGCGAAGATGAACGAGAACCGGCAGGGCTCGCTGCTGGACTTCATCGAGGACTTCTGCCGTCGGTTCCCCAAGAACGTCGACGATTACGAGACGTTGCTCACCGACAACCGCATCTGGAAGCAGCGCACCGTGGGCATCGGCGTCGTGACGCCGGAGCGCGCACTGAACCTCGGCTTCACCGGTCCGATGCTGCGCGGCTCGGGCATCGCCTGGGACCTGCGCAAGACGCAGCCCTACGACGTCTACGACCGCGTCGATTTCGACATCCCGGTCGGTGCCGGCGGCGATTGCTACGACCGCTACCTGGTGCGCGTCGAGGAGCTGCGCCAGTCGAACCGCATCATCCAGCAGTGCGCGGCCTGGCTGCGCGCTAACCCCGGCCCGGTGATCACCGACAACCACAAGGTCGCGGCGCCGGGGCGGGTGGACATGAAGTCCAACATGGAAGAGCTGATTCACCACTTCAAGCTCTTCACCGAGGGCTTCCACGTGCCCGAGGGCGAGGCCTACGCGGCCGTCGAGCACCCGAAGGGCGAGTTCGGCATCTACCTGGTGAGCGACGGTGCCAACAAGCCCTACCGACTCAAGATCCGCGCGCCCGGCTTCGCCCACCTCGCGGCGATGGACGAGATGTCGCGCGGCCACATGATCGCCGACGCCGTGGCGGTGATCGGCACGATGGACATCGTTTTCGGCGAGATTGACCGATGA
- a CDS encoding NADH-quinone oxidoreductase subunit NuoE family protein, translating to MTLSEATKARFDREVAKYPAEQRQSAVMACLAIVQQEQGHVSADAERAIAAHLGMPPIAVHEVTTFYNMYNQQPVGRFKLNVCTNLPCQLRDGETALQHVCKKLGVEPYGSTADGVFTVQPSECLGACADAPVMLLNDRQMLSFMTEQRLDELLALLAAQPK from the coding sequence ATGACACTTTCCGAAGCCACCAAGGCGCGCTTCGACCGCGAGGTCGCCAAGTACCCCGCCGAACAAAGGCAGTCCGCGGTGATGGCCTGCCTGGCCATCGTGCAGCAGGAGCAGGGGCACGTGTCGGCCGATGCCGAGCGGGCCATCGCGGCCCACCTCGGCATGCCGCCGATCGCGGTGCACGAGGTGACCACCTTCTACAACATGTACAACCAGCAGCCGGTCGGCCGCTTCAAGCTGAACGTCTGCACCAATCTGCCGTGCCAGCTGCGCGATGGTGAGACCGCGCTGCAGCACGTGTGCAAGAAGCTCGGCGTCGAGCCCTACGGTTCCACGGCCGACGGTGTGTTCACCGTGCAACCGAGCGAATGTCTCGGCGCCTGCGCCGATGCGCCGGTGATGCTGCTCAATGACCGCCAGATGCTGAGCTTCATGACCGAGCAGCGGCTCGACGAACTGCTAGCGCTGCTGGCAGCGCAACCGAAGTGA
- the nuoF gene encoding NADH-quinone oxidoreductase subunit NuoF encodes MLDLSKFQATGRETCFHDRHIGAQIVAGLDGRNWRLKDYEARGGYQALRRILQGGEGVEPMTPDQVIAEVKASGLRGRGGAGFPTGLKWSFMPRQFPGQKYLVCNSDEGEPGTCKDRDILAYNPHIVIEGMIIAAYAMGISVGYNYIHGEIFEIYERFEEALEEARAAGYLGNAILGSAHSFQLHAFHGFGAYICGEETALLESLEGKKGQPRFKPPFPASFGLYGKPTTINNTETFAAVPWIIRNGGQAYLECGKPNNGGTKIFSMVGDVERPGNYEIPLGTPFSTLLELAGGVKGGRGLKAVIPGGSSAPVLPASIMMNTTMDYDSIAKAGSMLGSGAVIVMDDTRCMVKSLLRLSYFYQHESCGQCTPCREGTGWLWRMVDRIERGHGRMEDIDLLNSVADNIQGRTICALGDAAAMPVRAMIKHFREEFVHHIEHKTCTVPAYV; translated from the coding sequence ATGCTCGACCTGTCGAAGTTCCAGGCCACCGGTCGCGAGACCTGTTTCCACGACCGTCACATCGGCGCGCAGATCGTCGCCGGGCTCGACGGCCGCAACTGGCGCCTGAAGGACTACGAGGCGCGCGGCGGCTACCAGGCGCTGCGCAGGATCCTGCAGGGTGGCGAGGGCGTCGAGCCGATGACGCCGGACCAGGTGATCGCCGAGGTCAAGGCCTCCGGGCTGCGCGGGCGCGGCGGCGCAGGCTTCCCGACCGGGCTGAAGTGGAGCTTCATGCCGCGCCAGTTCCCGGGCCAGAAGTACCTGGTCTGCAACTCCGACGAAGGCGAGCCGGGTACCTGCAAGGACCGCGACATCCTTGCCTACAACCCGCATATCGTCATCGAGGGCATGATCATCGCGGCCTACGCGATGGGCATCTCGGTCGGCTACAACTACATCCACGGCGAGATCTTCGAGATCTACGAACGTTTCGAGGAAGCGCTCGAGGAGGCCCGTGCCGCCGGTTACCTGGGCAACGCCATCCTCGGCTCCGCCCACAGCTTCCAGTTGCACGCCTTCCATGGCTTCGGTGCCTACATCTGCGGCGAGGAGACGGCGCTGCTCGAATCGCTGGAGGGCAAGAAGGGTCAGCCGCGCTTCAAGCCGCCGTTCCCGGCCAGCTTCGGCCTGTACGGCAAACCGACGACGATCAACAACACCGAGACCTTCGCCGCGGTACCCTGGATCATCCGCAACGGCGGCCAGGCCTATCTGGAATGCGGCAAGCCGAACAACGGCGGCACCAAGATCTTCTCGATGGTCGGCGACGTCGAGCGTCCCGGCAACTACGAGATCCCGCTCGGCACCCCGTTCTCGACATTGCTCGAGCTCGCCGGCGGCGTGAAGGGCGGCCGCGGCCTGAAGGCGGTGATCCCGGGCGGCTCGTCGGCGCCGGTGCTGCCGGCCTCGATCATGATGAACACGACGATGGACTACGACTCCATCGCGAAGGCCGGCTCGATGCTGGGTTCCGGTGCGGTGATCGTCATGGACGACACGCGCTGCATGGTCAAGAGTCTGCTGCGCCTGTCCTACTTCTACCAGCACGAGAGCTGCGGCCAGTGCACGCCGTGCCGCGAAGGCACCGGCTGGCTGTGGCGCATGGTCGATCGCATCGAGCGCGGCCACGGCCGGATGGAAGATATCGATCTGCTGAACTCCGTGGCCGACAACATCCAGGGGCGCACGATCTGCGCGCTGGGTGATGCGGCCGCCATGCCGGTGCGCGCGATGATCAAGCACTTCCGCGAGGAGTTCGTGCACCACATCGAACACAAGACCTGCACGGTCCCGGCCTACGTCTGA
- the nuoG gene encoding NADH-quinone oxidoreductase subunit NuoG: protein MVEIELDGRKVEVQEGSMVMHAADKAGTYIPHFCYHKKLSIAANCRMCLVDIEKAPKPMPACATPVTQGMIVRTKSDKALKAQSSVMEFLLINHPLDCPICDQGGECQLQDLAVGYGKSASRYEEEKRVVLHKDVGPLISMEEMSRCIHCTRCVRFGQEVAGVMELGMIHRGEHSEITTVAGDTVDSELSGNMIDICPVGALTSKPFRYSARTWELSRRKSVSPHDSTGANLIVQVKNHQVMRVVPLENEAVNECWIADRDRFSYEALNTDERLTAPMIKHDGQWRTVDWNTALEYVANGLKSIQSEHGAASIGALATAHSTVEELYLLGQLVRGVGSDNIDHRLRHAEFDTVEKARWLGTSIESLSTLDRAFVIGSFLRKDHPLFAQRLRQAAKHGAQVSSLHALADDWLMPISTQFTAAPSAWVAALAGVAAAVASHTGAAAPVAAEASEPAKAIAASLLSGQRKAVLLGNAAVQHPQASRLLALAQFIAEQTGATFGVLGEAANSVGAQLVGAQPRSGGLNAGQMLSQPLKAYLLLNAEPVLDAADGRQAADTLARAGMVVSLSAFRNANLEHADVLLPITPFTETSGSFVNAEGRVQGFHGVVRPRGDARPAWKVLRVLGSMLGLPGFGFETSEEVKAQALGDVSAALASRLGNASRASVAIAADRPTLERVADVPIYAGDAIVRRAPSLQATADARAPRAGLPTALWQRLGLVEGGQVHVQQGSASLRLAAYHDATLAPTAVRVPAGHAATAALGAMFGEIAVEKA from the coding sequence ATGGTTGAAATCGAACTCGACGGCCGCAAGGTCGAGGTGCAGGAAGGCAGCATGGTGATGCATGCCGCCGACAAGGCCGGCACCTACATCCCGCACTTCTGCTATCACAAGAAGCTCAGCATCGCGGCCAACTGCCGGATGTGCCTGGTCGACATCGAGAAGGCGCCCAAGCCGATGCCGGCCTGCGCCACGCCGGTGACGCAGGGCATGATCGTGCGCACCAAGAGCGACAAGGCGCTCAAGGCGCAGAGCTCGGTGATGGAATTCCTGCTCATCAACCACCCGCTCGACTGCCCGATCTGTGACCAGGGAGGCGAGTGCCAGCTGCAGGACCTGGCGGTGGGCTACGGCAAGTCGGCCTCGCGCTACGAGGAAGAGAAGCGCGTCGTGCTGCACAAGGACGTCGGACCGCTGATTTCCATGGAGGAGATGAGTCGCTGCATTCACTGCACCCGCTGCGTGCGCTTCGGCCAGGAAGTGGCCGGCGTGATGGAGCTGGGCATGATCCATCGCGGCGAGCACAGCGAGATCACCACGGTGGCCGGCGACACGGTCGACTCCGAACTGTCGGGCAACATGATCGACATCTGCCCGGTCGGTGCGCTCACCAGCAAGCCGTTCCGCTACAGCGCCCGCACCTGGGAGCTGTCGCGACGCAAGTCGGTCAGCCCGCACGATTCGACGGGCGCGAACCTGATCGTGCAGGTCAAGAACCACCAGGTGATGCGTGTCGTGCCGCTTGAGAACGAGGCGGTCAACGAATGCTGGATCGCCGACCGCGACCGCTTCTCCTACGAAGCCCTGAACACTGACGAGCGCCTCACCGCGCCGATGATCAAGCACGACGGGCAGTGGCGCACCGTCGACTGGAATACCGCGCTGGAGTACGTCGCCAACGGGCTGAAGTCGATCCAGTCCGAGCACGGTGCCGCGTCCATCGGTGCGCTTGCCACCGCGCACAGCACGGTGGAAGAGCTTTACCTGCTCGGGCAACTGGTGCGTGGCGTGGGTTCGGACAACATCGACCACCGCTTGCGGCATGCCGAGTTCGACACGGTCGAGAAGGCTCGCTGGCTCGGCACGAGCATCGAGTCGCTGTCGACGCTGGACCGTGCCTTCGTCATCGGTTCCTTCCTGCGCAAGGACCATCCGCTGTTCGCGCAGCGTCTGCGCCAGGCGGCCAAGCACGGCGCGCAGGTCTCCAGCCTGCATGCGCTGGCCGACGATTGGCTGATGCCGATCTCCACGCAGTTCACCGCGGCGCCGAGCGCCTGGGTGGCCGCACTGGCCGGTGTGGCCGCGGCGGTGGCCTCGCACACCGGCGCCGCGGCGCCGGTGGCGGCCGAGGCGAGCGAGCCGGCCAAGGCGATCGCCGCGTCACTGCTGAGCGGGCAGCGCAAGGCGGTGCTGCTCGGCAATGCCGCGGTCCAGCACCCGCAGGCTTCCCGGCTGCTTGCACTCGCCCAGTTCATCGCCGAGCAGACCGGTGCCACCTTCGGGGTGCTCGGTGAGGCGGCCAACAGCGTGGGCGCGCAACTTGTCGGGGCCCAGCCGCGCAGCGGCGGGCTGAACGCCGGGCAGATGCTGTCGCAACCGCTGAAGGCCTACCTGCTGCTCAATGCCGAACCGGTGCTCGACGCGGCCGATGGCCGGCAGGCGGCGGACACGCTGGCCCGGGCCGGCATGGTGGTGTCTCTGAGCGCCTTCAGGAACGCCAATCTCGAGCACGCCGACGTGCTGCTGCCGATCACGCCGTTCACCGAGACTTCGGGCAGCTTCGTCAACGCGGAAGGCCGCGTGCAGGGCTTCCACGGCGTCGTCCGGCCGCGCGGTGATGCCCGCCCGGCCTGGAAGGTCCTGCGCGTGCTCGGCTCGATGCTGGGCCTGCCGGGCTTCGGCTTCGAGACCTCCGAGGAAGTCAAGGCACAGGCGCTGGGTGACGTGTCTGCAGCACTGGCGTCGCGGCTCGGCAACGCCAGCCGTGCGAGCGTGGCGATTGCCGCAGATCGCCCCACGCTCGAGCGCGTGGCCGACGTGCCGATCTACGCAGGCGACGCCATCGTGCGCCGTGCACCGTCGCTGCAGGCCACCGCCGATGCACGCGCACCGCGTGCCGGGCTGCCGACGGCGCTGTGGCAGCGCCTCGGGTTGGTTGAGGGGGGCCAGGTCCACGTGCAGCAGGGCAGTGCATCGCTGCGGCTCGCGGCCTACCACGATGCCACGCTAGCACCGACCGCCGTGCGGGTGCCCGCCGGCCATGCCGCCACGGCAGCACTGGGCGCGATGTTCGGCGAGATCGCCGTCGAGAAGGCCTGA